The following are from one region of the Gemmatimonadaceae bacterium genome:
- a CDS encoding glycosyltransferase family 4 protein, whose amino-acid sequence MKRLRILHIDSGTSWRGGQRQALLLALGLREAGHEPLLIGPPYCPLVLRARAAGLAVATVRMRGDWDVAAAKRIRARLHTWRADIVHAHDARSHAIALIALIGQPATPLIVTRRVPFAPKAVRIKYGGRVTRFIAISRAVRDAMVKSGIAASRIQVVHSGVAPLARSYPQRDWRAEFGWPVDAVICGVVGAMTVEKGIDLLPEITRQIPVELAKRARLVLIGPGEKATMMIGPVTAHAAGFVEEVGASIAGLDMLWHPSRVEGLGTSVIDAMTLAVPPIAFATGGLPEVIDQWVSGVLVRPGDTSSFAGAAARLIDDPEQRRVLAEGARARAKSFTVQAMTEQTEAVYDSVLAE is encoded by the coding sequence GTGAAGCGTCTCAGAATCCTGCACATAGATTCGGGAACGAGCTGGCGCGGGGGTCAGCGGCAGGCACTCCTGCTTGCACTGGGACTGAGAGAAGCAGGCCACGAGCCGCTGCTCATCGGCCCGCCCTATTGTCCGCTCGTTCTGCGTGCCCGTGCGGCTGGCCTCGCGGTTGCCACGGTCCGCATGCGGGGCGACTGGGATGTGGCCGCGGCAAAGCGAATCCGTGCGCGCCTGCACACATGGCGCGCTGACATCGTTCACGCGCATGATGCGCGGTCACACGCAATTGCTCTCATTGCGCTGATCGGCCAACCGGCCACGCCTCTGATCGTCACGCGCCGGGTTCCATTTGCGCCGAAGGCTGTTCGCATCAAGTACGGCGGGCGCGTCACCCGCTTCATAGCGATCTCCCGCGCCGTTCGCGACGCCATGGTGAAGAGCGGTATTGCGGCATCTCGAATCCAAGTCGTCCATTCAGGCGTCGCGCCACTTGCCCGCTCTTATCCCCAGCGCGACTGGAGAGCCGAATTCGGGTGGCCGGTTGATGCCGTCATCTGCGGAGTCGTCGGTGCAATGACCGTGGAAAAAGGAATCGACCTGCTGCCCGAGATCACGAGGCAGATACCGGTGGAGCTCGCAAAACGGGCGCGCCTCGTGTTGATCGGTCCAGGCGAGAAGGCAACGATGATGATCGGTCCGGTGACAGCGCACGCTGCAGGCTTTGTCGAGGAGGTTGGTGCTTCCATTGCCGGTCTCGACATGCTCTGGCACCCGTCCCGCGTGGAGGGTCTGGGGACGTCGGTAATCGACGCCATGACACTTGCGGTTCCACCAATCGCCTTTGCGACAGGTGGTCTTCCGGAAGTCATCGATCAATGGGTAAGCGGCGTTCTCGTCCGCCCGGGTGATACATCGTCATTTGCAGGCGCTGCTGCCCGCCTGATCGACGACCCCGAGCAGCGCCGCGTCCTCGCGGAAGGGGCAAGGGCGCGGGCGAAATCCTTCACCGTGCAGGCGATGACCGAACAAACCGAGGCGGTGTATGACAGCGTGCTGGCAGAATAG
- a CDS encoding gamma-glutamyl-gamma-aminobutyrate hydrolase family protein, giving the protein MSSALTQKVPSSGRQGAGSERAPLVAVSSTSDMAQGNPHRVRLNNTYIIALESAGLVPLVVPPLTSASAARSILSAVAGLVLTGGEDVDPALYGQDRHAKAGTPNRLRDDTEIALVRAARDLAKPVLAICRGPQLLNVALGGTLIQDIPSQLPGALEHNAKEDRASRVHDVEVEAGSRIARAMGATRLRVNSLHHQSVRDLAPGLRITARAPDGVVEGIESESADWWAIAVQWHPEEMNDSPEPWDPGLFRGFANHLVSA; this is encoded by the coding sequence GTGTCATCCGCTCTCACACAGAAAGTACCCTCGTCGGGAAGACAAGGTGCCGGCTCTGAAAGAGCCCCTCTTGTCGCAGTCTCGTCGACATCCGACATGGCACAGGGGAACCCGCATCGCGTCCGGCTCAACAACACCTACATCATTGCCCTTGAAAGTGCAGGGCTCGTACCACTTGTGGTCCCACCACTCACCAGCGCCAGCGCTGCACGATCGATTCTTTCGGCAGTGGCCGGCCTCGTCCTTACTGGAGGCGAAGATGTCGATCCGGCACTGTACGGACAAGACCGGCATGCAAAAGCCGGAACGCCCAACAGATTGCGAGACGACACCGAAATCGCCTTGGTTCGCGCGGCGCGCGATCTGGCAAAACCTGTCTTGGCCATATGCCGCGGGCCGCAGTTACTCAACGTTGCACTGGGTGGCACGCTGATTCAGGATATCCCTTCCCAGCTGCCTGGCGCGCTCGAGCACAACGCAAAAGAGGATCGTGCTTCGCGCGTTCACGATGTTGAGGTCGAGGCCGGAAGCAGAATCGCCCGGGCCATGGGGGCTACCCGACTCAGGGTGAACTCGCTGCATCATCAGAGCGTGCGGGACCTTGCACCGGGACTGAGAATAACTGCCCGTGCGCCCGACGGCGTGGTCGAGGGAATCGAATCAGAGTCGGCTGACTGGTGGGCCATCGCCGTGCAGTGGCACCCCGAGGAGATGAACGACTCGCCCGAGCCCTGGGACCCCGGCCTGTTCCGCGGCTTTGCCAACCACCTCGTCTCTGCGTGA
- a CDS encoding peptide MFS transporter encodes MKSDKSVFEQPQAGSVATDAAPEGLNEWTKGSGFLGHPRGLSTLFFTEMWERFSYYGLRPLLVLFMSAAIFNGGYGFDRGQASAIVGIYGAFVYLMSLPGGWVADRLLGLRRAIFIGAALISAGHISIGLSGLLDTGSGKVPFFLGLILIVLGTGLLKPNISAIVGDLYPEGGARRDAGFSIFYMGINVGAFLGQLVTGYLGEQVDWHVGMGAAGVAMLIGLATYALRAPGTLGPIGMTPTRDPDPVKQARQERNVKTFVGVFLGLIIVVFVMAASGSVTLNPGAIAEYMTYAMVGMAVLFFTYIFALGKLNGDERKRVAVIVVLFIFAAIFWSAFEQAPTSLNLFARDFTDRTVGGFEIPATWFQSINALIIILFAPLAAATWVGLARRGGDLSSPAKFALGLFLAGLGFLVMIFAANAVVDSRGATLVSPWWLVASYFLQSIGELCLSPVGLSSMTKLSPRKFVGQMMGIWFLASALGNLIGGRVGGHVDPEKLEQMPALFQTTTISLMIAAAVLALLIVPIRKMMATAGDTKR; translated from the coding sequence ATGAAGTCAGACAAATCGGTGTTCGAACAGCCGCAGGCCGGTAGCGTTGCGACCGACGCTGCGCCCGAAGGTCTCAACGAATGGACTAAAGGCAGCGGTTTCCTCGGACACCCGCGCGGGCTTTCGACGCTTTTCTTCACCGAAATGTGGGAGCGGTTCTCCTACTACGGGCTTCGGCCCCTGCTGGTGCTGTTCATGTCCGCCGCCATCTTTAACGGCGGCTACGGTTTCGACCGCGGGCAGGCTTCGGCAATCGTCGGAATTTACGGTGCGTTCGTCTACCTGATGTCGCTGCCCGGCGGCTGGGTTGCCGACCGTCTCCTGGGTTTGCGACGCGCAATTTTCATCGGGGCCGCGCTGATTTCCGCGGGCCATATCTCGATCGGACTCTCGGGGCTGCTCGACACCGGTAGCGGCAAGGTTCCATTCTTCCTCGGCCTCATTCTCATCGTGCTGGGCACAGGTCTGCTCAAGCCCAACATCTCGGCAATCGTCGGAGATCTGTATCCTGAAGGCGGCGCACGGCGTGACGCCGGGTTCTCCATCTTCTACATGGGAATCAATGTCGGTGCCTTTCTGGGACAGCTCGTCACAGGTTATCTGGGGGAGCAGGTCGACTGGCACGTCGGTATGGGGGCGGCAGGCGTCGCCATGCTGATCGGACTCGCGACGTACGCGTTGCGAGCGCCCGGTACGCTTGGCCCTATCGGCATGACTCCCACGCGCGACCCCGATCCGGTCAAGCAGGCCCGTCAGGAACGAAACGTCAAGACATTCGTCGGCGTGTTTCTGGGCCTGATAATCGTTGTATTCGTGATGGCGGCGTCAGGCAGTGTAACGCTCAACCCAGGCGCGATCGCCGAATATATGACGTACGCGATGGTGGGGATGGCCGTGCTGTTCTTCACTTATATCTTCGCCCTTGGAAAGCTCAACGGCGACGAGCGAAAACGTGTCGCGGTAATCGTCGTGTTGTTCATATTCGCGGCTATCTTCTGGTCGGCTTTCGAGCAGGCCCCAACTTCGCTCAACCTGTTCGCGAGAGATTTCACAGATCGCACGGTGGGCGGCTTCGAGATTCCGGCGACGTGGTTTCAGTCGATCAATGCATTGATCATCATTCTTTTCGCGCCGCTTGCCGCAGCTACCTGGGTTGGCCTGGCAAGGAGAGGTGGCGATCTCTCCAGTCCTGCGAAGTTCGCGTTGGGACTTTTTCTGGCCGGGCTCGGATTTTTGGTGATGATCTTCGCTGCCAACGCTGTCGTCGACAGCAGGGGCGCCACACTGGTTTCGCCCTGGTGGCTCGTCGCTAGTTATTTCCTTCAGTCGATCGGAGAGCTTTGTCTGAGCCCGGTCGGCCTTTCATCCATGACCAAACTGTCGCCGCGAAAATTTGTCGGTCAGATGATGGGCATCTGGTTTCTCGCTTCTGCCCTTGGCAATCTCATCGGCGGTCGTGTCGGGGGCCATGTGGACCCTGAAAAGCTGGAGCAGATGCCAGCTTTGTTTCAGACCACGACCATCTCTCTGATGATCGCCGCGGCGGTGCTTGCGCTGCTGATTGTGCCGATCCGGAAAATGATGGCGACTGCCGGGGACACCAAGCGGTAG
- a CDS encoding ABC transporter ATP-binding protein, which translates to MAGDSAPLLSVRNLRKTFPITKGIFGRKAGEVRAVHEVSFDIASGETLSLVGESGCGKTTTGRAILRLIEPTAGEIRFDGKDVRAMGPAELRAIRREMQIIFQDPVSSLNPRMTIGAAIREGITIHKLFEGSAADTRVRQLLEEVGLRAEYVTRYPHEFSGGQRQRIGIARALAVEPRFIVCDEPVSALDVSVQAQVINLLRDLQRDRDLTYLFIAHDLSVVRHMSDRVAVMYLGKIVELSAAEDLYREPLMPYTQALLSAVPVADPTVEKKRILLEGDVPSPASPPSGCVFHPRCHHPARDAACSVIDPPLEEKAPGHYAACIKQPPTRIAWDEQARAGGVNVPDRYLPVIGQPSRTRNPVPPNGRQP; encoded by the coding sequence TTGGCTGGGGACTCTGCCCCACTGCTCTCCGTCAGGAATCTGAGAAAAACCTTCCCGATCACCAAGGGAATATTCGGGCGGAAGGCCGGCGAAGTTCGCGCGGTACACGAAGTGTCGTTCGACATCGCCAGTGGTGAGACTCTGAGCCTGGTTGGTGAATCGGGATGTGGCAAGACCACCACCGGTCGGGCGATTCTCAGGCTGATCGAACCCACCGCCGGCGAGATTCGATTCGATGGCAAGGACGTGCGCGCGATGGGTCCCGCGGAGCTTCGGGCCATTCGTCGCGAGATGCAGATCATCTTTCAGGACCCTGTGTCGTCGCTCAATCCGCGAATGACGATCGGAGCTGCAATCCGTGAAGGAATCACGATCCATAAACTTTTTGAAGGCAGTGCGGCTGACACCAGAGTCAGGCAGCTGCTGGAAGAAGTGGGATTGCGAGCCGAGTATGTAACGCGATATCCGCATGAATTTTCTGGTGGTCAGCGCCAGCGAATCGGCATCGCGCGTGCACTCGCGGTCGAGCCGCGCTTTATCGTTTGTGACGAGCCGGTTTCGGCGCTCGACGTGTCGGTACAGGCGCAGGTCATCAACCTGCTGCGTGACCTGCAGCGCGACCGCGATCTGACCTATTTGTTCATCGCTCACGATCTTTCGGTCGTCCGGCATATGTCCGATCGGGTGGCTGTGATGTACCTCGGGAAGATTGTCGAGTTGTCGGCGGCTGAGGATCTTTACCGGGAGCCACTCATGCCTTACACGCAGGCGCTGCTTTCGGCGGTGCCCGTCGCCGACCCGACGGTAGAGAAAAAACGAATCTTGCTCGAGGGCGATGTCCCTTCTCCGGCATCGCCGCCGTCAGGCTGTGTCTTTCACCCTCGCTGCCACCACCCCGCCCGGGATGCAGCGTGCTCCGTGATTGACCCGCCCCTTGAGGAAAAAGCACCGGGGCACTATGCAGCCTGCATAAAACAGCCACCAACGCGAATCGCGTGGGATGAACAGGCGCGGGCAGGTGGCGTGAACGTTCCCGACAGGTATCTTCCCGTCATCGGTCAACCCTCCCGCACGAGAAACCCCGTTCCGCCCAACGGCAGGCAACCATGA
- a CDS encoding ABC transporter ATP-binding protein has product MTQPLLSVDKLKTYFYTGSAIARSVDGVSFTIGEGETLGIVGESGCGKSVTALSILRLIQQPGRIEAGSSIIFEGENLVTLDDSSMRRIRGNRISMIFQEPMSALNPVFTVGDQVAEVARVHGSGSRGDAWNRAVEMLALTGIPAPGDRAKQYPHQLSGGMRQRVLIAMALMMSPALIIADEPTTALDVTIQAQILDLLTDLQSRLGTSILMITHDLGVIAETAARVVVMYAGEVVEQAHVRPLFADAHHPYTEGLMNAMPHIGAARQRLNVIPGTVPPPTAWPAGCRFRDRCSYAWERCEQEHPPLYEIAPGHTSRCHLAVEPERREHPHLPLVENAGATR; this is encoded by the coding sequence ATGACGCAACCGCTGCTATCGGTCGACAAGCTCAAGACTTATTTCTACACCGGATCGGCAATTGCGCGATCGGTCGACGGCGTGTCGTTCACGATCGGTGAAGGCGAAACGCTCGGTATTGTAGGTGAATCAGGATGCGGGAAGTCGGTCACTGCCCTGTCGATACTGCGTCTCATCCAGCAGCCTGGCCGGATCGAGGCCGGCAGCAGCATAATCTTTGAAGGAGAAAATCTCGTCACGCTCGACGATTCGTCGATGCGGCGTATTCGCGGCAACCGCATCTCGATGATCTTTCAGGAGCCGATGTCGGCGTTGAATCCGGTTTTCACCGTCGGTGATCAGGTGGCGGAAGTTGCGCGGGTGCATGGCTCCGGATCACGCGGTGACGCGTGGAACCGTGCCGTCGAGATGCTTGCACTTACCGGCATCCCCGCGCCCGGCGACAGGGCAAAGCAGTACCCGCACCAGCTTTCGGGTGGAATGCGCCAGCGCGTGCTTATTGCGATGGCGCTCATGATGAGCCCCGCGCTCATCATCGCCGATGAGCCAACCACTGCGCTGGACGTCACGATTCAGGCGCAGATTCTCGACCTGCTGACGGACCTTCAATCCCGGCTTGGCACGTCTATCCTCATGATCACGCATGACCTTGGCGTGATCGCGGAAACAGCTGCGCGCGTAGTTGTCATGTATGCCGGGGAAGTCGTGGAACAGGCACACGTCAGGCCATTGTTCGCGGATGCCCATCATCCGTACACCGAAGGGCTCATGAACGCGATGCCACATATCGGAGCGGCCAGGCAGCGGCTCAACGTCATTCCGGGTACAGTCCCGCCGCCTACGGCATGGCCCGCAGGCTGTCGGTTCCGTGACCGCTGTTCGTACGCGTGGGAACGGTGCGAGCAGGAGCACCCACCGCTCTACGAGATTGCTCCGGGACACACATCGCGGTGCCATCTGGCTGTCGAGCCTGAACGTCGCGAGCATCCGCATCTGCCGCTGGTCGAGAACGCCGGAGCGACGCGCTGA
- a CDS encoding ABC transporter permease — MNGDVAAAVAAPTVSHRSRPRTGTIVAMLVLAIVAIACMLAPLIAPYHPAHQPDIIAMQSQPPSTAHPFGTDPFSRDVLSRVLFGGRVSLGVALLATLVSVTIGTVYGAVAGYARGFKGTVLLRLLDALLSIPRILLLIAVLALWRDLPLAVFVIVLGATGWYGLARLVRGQVLALREREFVVSAGALGASHARILFRHILPNVLTPIVVAAALGVGHVIVLEAGLSYLGMGVRQPTASWGNMIQDGSDQITLYWWVWAFPGLAIVMTVLAVNMLGDALLRALQPRQTGTG, encoded by the coding sequence ATGAACGGTGATGTCGCAGCGGCCGTCGCTGCACCAACTGTCTCGCATCGCTCCCGGCCCCGAACGGGTACCATTGTGGCAATGCTGGTACTCGCAATCGTTGCAATTGCCTGCATGCTGGCGCCATTGATTGCCCCTTACCACCCGGCCCACCAGCCCGATATCATCGCCATGCAGAGCCAGCCACCTTCGACGGCACATCCGTTTGGCACTGATCCTTTCAGCCGGGACGTGCTGAGCCGGGTGCTCTTCGGTGGACGTGTCTCGCTGGGAGTGGCGCTGCTGGCGACCCTCGTCAGCGTGACCATCGGCACAGTGTACGGAGCCGTCGCGGGTTACGCGCGCGGATTCAAGGGGACAGTGTTGCTCAGATTGCTTGACGCGCTGCTTTCGATACCACGAATTCTGCTGCTCATCGCTGTCCTTGCGTTGTGGAGAGACCTGCCGCTGGCTGTTTTTGTAATTGTGCTGGGTGCGACCGGCTGGTACGGGCTGGCACGCCTCGTGAGGGGTCAGGTTCTTGCGTTGCGGGAGCGCGAGTTTGTGGTCTCTGCCGGCGCACTCGGAGCGTCGCACGCCAGGATTCTTTTCCGGCACATCCTGCCGAATGTTCTGACTCCAATCGTGGTCGCGGCCGCGCTGGGGGTTGGACACGTGATAGTTTTGGAGGCCGGGCTATCATATCTGGGCATGGGGGTTCGCCAGCCGACAGCAAGCTGGGGAAACATGATTCAGGATGGCTCTGACCAGATAACGCTGTATTGGTGGGTCTGGGCCTTTCCGGGATTGGCGATCGTCATGACCGTGCTTGCAGTCAACATGCTGGGCGATGCGCTGCTCCGTGCTCTTCAACCACGGCAAACTGGTACTGGATGA
- a CDS encoding ABC transporter permease, translating into MVAFILRRLAQGAIVVGLAATIVFLLIHLAPGDPFAGWIDESSLDPAVRSQWREAYGLGESLPTQYLRYVVNVMRGDLGFSLSMQRPIQDVLVDALPNTLLLMGVALTLSFSGGILAALAQAGNAGRFGDRAIGGVAMLLFSVPDFLLAMLVLAVFAYWIPLFPIGGAIDPILHDSMSRPARFGDRARHLVLPALTLSLLYFPIIARHQRAALRDVMPSDFVSMARAKGVSERQLLYSHGLRIALLPVIAMLGVAFPALLTGAVFVEKVFSWPGMGLVTVNAIGKRDYLLVTAVVILGSAFVVIGSIIADTLYKALDPRLRDER; encoded by the coding sequence GTGGTCGCGTTCATCCTGCGACGGCTGGCACAGGGTGCAATCGTTGTGGGGCTGGCCGCGACGATCGTCTTCCTGCTGATTCACCTTGCGCCAGGAGACCCGTTCGCTGGCTGGATCGACGAGTCATCACTCGACCCGGCCGTGCGCAGCCAGTGGCGCGAGGCGTACGGTCTCGGCGAGTCCCTGCCGACCCAGTATCTTCGCTACGTCGTCAACGTCATGCGTGGCGATCTTGGATTCTCGCTATCGATGCAACGTCCGATTCAGGATGTTCTGGTGGACGCCCTGCCGAATACCCTGCTGTTGATGGGCGTAGCGCTGACGTTGAGCTTTTCGGGCGGTATTCTCGCCGCTCTGGCGCAAGCGGGAAATGCAGGCCGATTCGGCGATAGAGCGATTGGAGGGGTGGCAATGCTGCTCTTTTCAGTCCCGGATTTTCTGCTCGCAATGCTGGTACTCGCAGTTTTCGCTTACTGGATCCCGCTTTTTCCGATCGGCGGTGCAATCGATCCGATTCTGCACGATTCAATGTCCCGGCCGGCAAGGTTCGGGGATCGCGCACGCCACCTGGTGCTACCCGCGCTCACTCTTTCCCTGCTCTACTTCCCAATCATTGCAAGACATCAGCGCGCCGCGCTGCGCGACGTAATGCCGTCGGATTTTGTTTCGATGGCGCGAGCCAAGGGTGTGTCGGAGCGCCAGCTCCTCTACTCTCATGGGCTGCGCATTGCACTGCTCCCCGTAATTGCTATGCTGGGTGTCGCGTTCCCGGCACTGCTTACGGGCGCAGTATTCGTCGAGAAAGTTTTTTCATGGCCCGGCATGGGGCTCGTCACGGTCAACGCAATTGGGAAACGTGACTACCTGCTGGTGACGGCGGTTGTCATCCTTGGCAGCGCATTCGTGGTTATCGGAAGCATCATCGCAGATACTCTCTACAAGGCACTCGATCCGCGTCTACGCGATGAACGGTGA
- a CDS encoding peptide ABC transporter substrate-binding protein — MRRTIEVVLLLTVAAACSDDAPPDRSVVSDNGGTLVVSVGGDPDIFLPPLTVSNTGRLVNALVYDQLAQIGASLNTVGDQGFEPQLARSWQWSTDSLSIAFSVDPRARWHDGKPVRASDVRFTHRLYADSSTGSPFATVIANIDSVSVRDSLTAVFWFGKRSPLQFFDAVHSISILPEHVFAGARGVALRSSPAARSPVGSGRFRFVRWRPGASVDLIADTSNYRERPKLDRVVLTVAPDFNTALARVVGGEADLLEQIPFASLPQIAANPDLRALPAAALEYSFIQFNLRAPGNRSRPHPVFGDRTLRRALTMAVDRERTVRSAYDTLARPAVGPTVRAFATTDTTLRQIPHLPDAARRLLDSLGWRDSDGDGTRERNGRPLQFKLAVPSSSKARVNMAVLVQEQLRQVGVKADIDQMEFAAFLDRETRRDFDAVFGSWHSDASPGGIRQTWGTKGSQTKGGSNFGSYENSVFDAHIDSGLAAMTLDSRRSQFTAAYQQIIDDAPAIWMAEPRRILVLHRRIEVKGIRPDAWWAGMGSWSIPANSRIARDRFVPVP, encoded by the coding sequence ATGCGCCGAACCATCGAGGTTGTGCTTCTGCTGACGGTTGCAGCTGCCTGCAGCGATGACGCGCCCCCCGACCGTTCAGTCGTGTCTGACAACGGTGGGACCCTCGTCGTTTCTGTTGGCGGCGACCCCGACATTTTTCTGCCCCCGCTCACGGTCAGCAATACCGGCAGACTGGTAAATGCTCTCGTCTACGACCAGCTGGCCCAGATAGGCGCTTCCCTCAACACCGTTGGCGATCAGGGTTTCGAGCCACAGCTCGCCCGCAGCTGGCAATGGTCGACCGATTCTCTTTCAATCGCATTCAGTGTCGACCCGCGTGCCAGATGGCACGACGGCAAGCCGGTTCGAGCATCCGACGTCCGGTTTACGCATCGGCTTTACGCTGACTCTTCGACGGGGTCGCCGTTCGCTACGGTAATCGCGAACATCGATTCAGTGAGTGTCCGCGACAGCCTGACGGCCGTGTTCTGGTTCGGCAAGCGCTCACCGCTCCAGTTCTTCGATGCAGTGCATTCCATCTCGATTCTGCCGGAACACGTATTCGCAGGAGCCAGAGGCGTGGCATTGCGCTCGAGTCCTGCCGCAAGGTCGCCGGTGGGCAGCGGCCGATTCAGGTTTGTGCGCTGGCGTCCGGGGGCTTCGGTCGACCTGATTGCCGACACCAGCAACTACAGGGAGCGTCCGAAGCTCGACAGAGTGGTGCTGACGGTTGCGCCTGACTTCAACACTGCGCTCGCCCGGGTGGTCGGTGGCGAAGCCGATCTACTCGAGCAGATTCCATTCGCAAGTCTCCCACAGATCGCGGCGAATCCCGATCTCCGAGCGCTGCCGGCAGCAGCGCTCGAGTACAGCTTTATCCAGTTCAACCTGCGTGCGCCCGGCAATCGGTCGCGACCACATCCTGTTTTCGGCGATCGAACGCTTCGCCGCGCGCTGACGATGGCGGTAGACCGCGAGCGCACCGTCCGGAGCGCGTACGACACGCTTGCCCGCCCGGCAGTCGGCCCGACTGTCCGGGCATTTGCCACTACCGACACGACACTTCGTCAGATTCCACATTTACCCGACGCCGCACGCCGCTTGCTCGACTCCCTCGGCTGGCGCGACAGCGATGGCGACGGCACCCGGGAACGGAACGGACGTCCTCTTCAATTCAAGCTTGCGGTACCAAGCTCGAGCAAAGCGCGGGTCAACATGGCCGTGCTCGTTCAGGAGCAGCTGCGGCAGGTCGGCGTGAAAGCCGACATCGACCAGATGGAGTTTGCCGCATTTCTGGATCGCGAGACCCGCAGGGATTTTGACGCAGTGTTTGGAAGCTGGCATTCGGATGCCAGTCCGGGCGGAATAAGGCAGACCTGGGGCACAAAGGGATCGCAGACCAAAGGGGGGTCGAACTTCGGCTCTTACGAAAATTCCGTATTCGACGCTCACATCGATAGCGGGCTTGCCGCAATGACGCTCGATTCGAGACGGTCTCAGTTCACCGCAGCATATCAGCAGATCATCGACGATGCGCCTGCTATCTGGATGGCTGAGCCCCGCCGCATCCTGGTGCTGCACCGGCGAATCGAAGTAAAGGGGATACGTCCTGACGCGTGGTGGGCGGGCATGGGAAGCTGGTCGATCCCGGCGAACAGCCGAATAGCGCGCGACCGCTTCGTTCCCGTTCCGTAA